AagtattataaaacatttttgtaTAAAGTTATTAATTTTTccataattgaggctggtttttcatggatgcctttgggctttgttcctgccccacctggggattggcaaccgtaggcCTGCAGGCTGCCGTGggcggtggggtgggcactcagactctcagataatttgcaagggggcctccaagatttcaactgcctagaggcctccacagggtttaatccggcagtGGGGGTGCCTTGAACCAGGGATGCTCAAGCACATTCTGCTAAAAGGGGATGTTCCGAGTGCATCTTTGCAGGCCGCAATGGAAGCTGGACGATTTTAGTGACGGCAAAGTAAAGTACCACCAGGCAAACAGCCACACAGGCCCAGGAAATGCCAGCTACAAAGAGGTTGAAGGTGTCTTTCCATTGGGCATTCCGGATGGTGCACACTACAGAGTTGGGGCACAGTGTTGAAGGAGGACAGTGCAAGACGGGCGGGTAGCGGGTGTAGAGAGCGTGGAACGTCCCCAGGAAGATGGCTTCCAGGAGGATTCGAGCCAGGACGCTCAGCAAATGGAGTCGGAGCTGTTGGGTTCTGTCGCGGAGCCACCCCTTCCCCTGGCAGTCGGGCGGGTGCCACAGGAAGGAGCAAGCCAAACCGTGCGTGGAGACAACAGCCGCCTGCAGCAGGAAGAGGCTGAAGGGGGAGACCGGGAAAGCGGAATCAAAGCAAGCCAGGCGGCAGCTGGCAGTGGCATCGCAGCCCACGTCCCCAACCTCGTCCTGCCAGAGGGCTCTGGCTCCCACCGCCAACGCTGCCAGCCGCACTGCCATGAGGACGGACAGCCCGGCTCGGCCCAGGCGAGGGGCTAGCATAGTTGTGCCGCTGAGCAGCTGCACGAGCGTGTCTGTCCCCATCGAGACCTGAAGGAAAAGAGACATTTGGCACCagtaaatagatccaggtgggcagccgtgttggtctgaagcagtagaacaaaagcaggagtcaagttggacctttaagaccaacaaagttttcttcagaagataagctttcatgtgctctaagcacacttcatcagacaacaggatggaatggccagcagtcctaaatatggagaaagtgggcagtgagttactACGCACAGAGTCatggaaagggtttttttagcagatttaaaagagtcacaagttggggtctggtgtttctCCATCTTTAGGaccgcttgccattccatactattgtctgatgaagtgtgcttctagcacacaaaagctgacattctgaataaaattttgttcatTTTGCACCAGGGTTCAAGCTGGTCTGCCCTTCTTTTTCAAGATTTTTGGTTTCACAAATGGGAAACACctgcagatggccatctggctgTTTTGAATtcccacagagctttttttttaagcaggtacacaattctggctggctaaagggtgtggtctaatatgcaaatgagtccatgctgtgctttttctacccaTAAGCCCGGCGTGGAACAacgttgatgtcaggggtgtggcctaatatgcaaatgagttcctgctggaacttTTCTGGGGGGGGAAGCCATGCATTGACACATTTTTGCtagtttgctcccccccccaatacacacacatataaacatacacatgcacacgcgcacgcacacacacacaaaacctccCCAAAGGAGCCTTTCTAGAAAAGTATCAACAAAACTAAGTCAAAAGAATGTTTTGGACTTGTGACTTTTGGTGATGTGGTTTCATAAGAACTTTCTGTCCCGAGTTGGGTAGCTTCTGTGATGGAACACGATGCTGctgctggaaagggctctctgGTTGTGGCCATCTTACGGGGACTCCAtcgggtttccaaggcaagagatgttccgaggttgctggccattgcctgcccctgcacagCAACCCAGTggcactaaccagggccatcccTACTTAGGTgccgagatccagggctttttttgagcaggaacgcagctccaaaTGGCTTAgagtcagggggcgtggcctaatatgcaaatgagttcctgctgggctccttCAACCAAaaggcactgtgtgaaacaatggtggtgccagggtgtggcctaatatgcaaatgatccctgctgggctttttctacccaaaagccctgcgtga
The DNA window shown above is from Heteronotia binoei isolate CCM8104 ecotype False Entrance Well unplaced genomic scaffold, APGP_CSIRO_Hbin_v1 ptg002137l, whole genome shotgun sequence and carries:
- the LOC132565931 gene encoding gap junction beta-6 protein-like, whose product is MGTDTLVQLLSGTTMLAPRLGRAGLSVLMAVRLAALAVGARALWQDEVGDVGCDATASCRLACFDSAFPVSPFSLFLLQAAVVSTHGLACSFLWHPPDCQGKGWLRDRTQQLRLHLLSVLARILLEAIFLGTFHALYTRYPPVLHCPPSTLCPNSVVCTIRNAQWKDTFNLFVAGISWACVAVCLVVLYFAVTKIVQLPLRPAKMHSEHPLLAECA